From the genome of Vicia villosa cultivar HV-30 ecotype Madison, WI linkage group LG2, Vvil1.0, whole genome shotgun sequence, one region includes:
- the LOC131653083 gene encoding type IV inositol polyphosphate 5-phosphatase 3-like isoform X4: protein MEEENCAPIFKKQVSNLEEAHQQKDNLKKVMKKRSHHHQQLFWARVVMRKWLNIGSNQSDYSADPEDEDDADYEEDDPDNDLQNEVWGRQSRFMDGTGIDAPPESKDFVPKLRKQKSSTYRSQYINSKELRVCAATWNVGGRLPPDDLDIDEWLGVDEPADIYVLGLQEIVPLNPGNIFGAEDTRPVPKWENIIREALNRVEPSVTKTKCFSDPPSPSKFQPTDDGPDIEEEILFESDSDIGEEVHPLDEAQNISDGSNTNEIMNTNLLASDNADSANSSAPNVFDYKRQYTFPKKFDWPQCPSENWDASITQKTKKLTRMLSGSERIGLSWPEPPLHLVSQRVLERPTSFKSLKSFKSLKSFKTYNAFKSIMDEMPGMGLLPEIDLEALIKRKRRSPYVRIVSKQMVGVFITVWVRRRLRKHIHNLKVSTVGVGIMGYIGNKGSVSVSMSIYQTLFCFICTHLTSGEKEGDELKRNYDVHEILRRTHFHSPSIVGLPKGILDHERIIWLGDLNYRLNLSDAETKALIKKKQWSKLAEKDQLMREIKNGAFGGWSEGALNFPPTYKYEVNSDKYYGGDPKAPKRTPAWCDRVLSYGKGMKLLNYRRTELKLSDHRPVTATYIVEVESFSPRKLQRALTFTNAEIENEEAIKHLVSWK from the exons TTATGAAGAAAAGGTCACATCATCATCAACAG CTTTTTTGGGCAAGAGTGGTTATGCGTAAATGGCTTAATATTGGTAGCAATCAGTCTGATTATAGTGCTGAtcctgaagatgaagatgatgctgATTATGAGGAAGATGATCCTGATAATGATTTACAAAATGAAG TATGGGGAAGACAGTCGCGATTTATGGACGGGACAGGTATTGATGCTCCCCCTGAATCAAAAG ACTTTGTTCCAAAGTTAAGGAAACAGAAGTCATCAACTTATAGATCTCAGTATATTAACTCAAAGGAACTGAG GGTATGTGCTGCGACATGGAATGTTGGAGGAAGACTTCCACCTGATGACCTAGATATTGATGAGTGGCTAGGTGTCGATGAACCAGCTGACATCTATGTCCTCGG TCTTCAAGAGATTGTACCCTTAAACCCCGGCAATATTTTTGGTGCTGAAGATACTCGCCCTGTTCCAAAATGGGAGAATATTATTCGTGAAGCACTTAATAGAGTCGAACCTTCAGTAACGAAGACCAAATGCTTTAGTGACCCACCATCTCCATCAAAATTTCAGCCAACAGATGATGGCCCAGATATAGAAGAAGAAATACTATTTGAAAGTGACAGTGACATCGGCGAGGAAGTCCATCCTTTGGATGAAGCGCAAAATATTTCTGATGGTAGTAATACGAACGAAATCATGAATACCAATTTACTGGCTTCCGACAATGCTGATAGTGCCAACTCCAGTGCCCCGAATGTctttgattataaaagacagtaTACTTTTCCAAAGAAGTTCGATTGGCCACAATGTCCGTCAGAAAACTGGGATGCATCAATTACCCAAAAGACCAAAAAACTAACCAGAATGCTTAGTGGATCTGAAAGGATTGGTTTGAGTTGGCCGGAGCCTCCGCTACATCTAGTGTCTCAAAGAGTTTTGGAGAGACCAACTTCTTTTAAATCATTGAAATCCTTTAAGTCGTTAAAATCATTCAAAACATATAATGCTTTCAAGTCAATTATGGATGAAATGCCAGGAATGGGGTTGCTTCCTGAAATTGACCTTGAAGCTTTAATAAAACGGAAAAGAAGATCACCATATGTAAGGATTGTTAGCAAGCAAATGGTCGGAGTTTTCATCACCGTATGGGTTCGTCGGAGATTACGGAAACATATTCACAATTTAAAGGTCTCAACCGTAGGTGTTGGCATTATGGGATATATTGGTAACAAA GGATCAGTATCTGTCAGCATGTCCATATATCAGACACTTTTCTGTTTTATATGTACGCACCTTACGTCTGGGGAAAAGGAAGGAGACGAGCTAAAACGAAATTATGATGTTCATGAAATACTGCGCAGAACACATTTTCATTCACCTTCTATTGTTGGACTTCCAAAAGGAATCCTCGATCACGA AAGAATAATCTGGTTGGGTGATTTGAATTACCGTCTCAACTTATCAGATGCGGAAACAAAAGCTCTTATCAAGAAAAAACAGTGGTCAAAATTGGCTGAAAAGGATCAG CTCATGCGAGAAATCAAGAACGGTGCATTTGGAGGATGGTCAGAAGGGGCATTAAATTTCCCACCGACTTATAAATACGAGGTTAATTCAGACAAGTATTACGGAGGCGATCCAAAGGCTCCAAAGCGTACACCGGCATG GTGTGATCGTGTTCTTTCATACGGAAAAGGAATGAAATTACTGAATTACAGAAGGACTGAACTTAAGTTATCAGATCACAGACCTGTGACTGCTACATATATCGTTGAAGTTGAGTCGTTTTCGCCTAGGAAGCTACAGCGAGCCCTAACATTCACAAATGCAGAGATTGAAAATGAAGAAGCCATTAAACATTTAGTTAGTTGGAAATAA